DNA from Fundidesulfovibrio terrae:
GCCGAGGTGGTCTACATGGCCGACAAGAGCTACCGCCGCGTGAACCGCGTCACCATCGAGGAGCGTTACGGCATCTGGCGCAACACCTGGAAGGACAACCCGACGCGCCTGGAGAGCCTGACTCGCGGCGAGAACCGGGCCAAGACCGTGCGCGAGAGGATCGAAAAGGCGATGGGGAAGACGTTGGGAGATATTTAAAGCCAAGAAAGAGAGAAGAGTAAGAGCCTCCTTAGGCCTTAGGGACCAGTCCCCTTGGAATACCCTTTAGCTTCGCGTGATGCACCGGAATGACCGGTGCATCACGCGAAGCATCTTGGAGGGCCAGTGAAATCATCCCTCTGCCGGATCCCAGCGGCCCCCGGCCATAATCACTTCATCAGCGAGCCCCCATGCCTGAACCGACCGTTTCACCCGATATCGAAAGCCTGCTGCGCGACGCCTTCGGCTTCGATTCCCTGCGCCAGGGCCAGAACGAGGCCATCAGCCGCCTTCTAAACGGCAAAAGCGTCCTGGCCATCTTCCCCACCGGCGGCGGCAAGAGCCTGTGCTACCAGCTGCCCGCCCTTGCCCTGCCCGGCGTCACCCTGGTCATCTCGCCCCTCATCGCCCTGATGAAGGACCAGATCGACTTCCTCAAGGCGCGGGGCATCGCCGCCGAACGCTATGACTCCAGCCTGGACGCCCAGCAGTCCCGCGAGGTGTTGGGGAGGCTCCGGGATGGGACGCTGAAGCTCCTCTACATCTCGCCCGAGCGCCTGGCCAACGAGCGTTTCCTCCAGACCATCCGGCGCGCTAGAGTGTCGCTTCTGGCAGTGGACGAAGCCCACTGCATCAGCCAATGGGGGCATAACTTCCGGCCGGAGTATCTGAAGATCGCCCGGGCGGCCAAGGAACTGAACATCCCGCGCGTGCTGGCCCTCACCGCCACCGCCGACCGCGAAACGGCCGCCGACATCGCCCGCGCCTTCGACATCAACGAAGAAGACATCGTCCACACCGGGTTCTACCGGCCCAACCTGGAGCTTCGCGCCACTCCGGCCACGCCCGGCTCCAAGAAGGCGCTCTTGCTCGAGCGGCTGCGCTCCCGCCCCAAGGGCTCGGCCATCGTGTACGTCACCCTGCAAAGCACCGCCGAGAAGGTGGCCGCGTATCTCACCGAACACGGCACCCCGGCGCGCGCCTACCACGCGGGCATGGACACCGAAAGCCGCAACGCCGTGCAGGAAGCCTTCATGGCCTCGGACTCCATGGTCATCGCCGCCACCATCGCCTTCGGCATGGGTGTGGACAAGGCCGACATCCGCGCCATCTACCACTACAACCTGCCCAAGGGAGTGGAGAGCTACGCCCAGGAGGTGGGCCGAGCCGGACGCGACGGCAAGCCTTCCATCTGCGAGATGTTCGTCTGCCTGCAGGACACGCTGGTGCTGGAAAACTTCGTGCTGGGCGACACGCCGGACATCGAATCCCTGCGCTCCATCCTGGGTGAACTCTTCGGCGGCGAGGAGCCCCTGCTGCTCTCTCCGCCCGCCCTGGCCAACCGCCACGACATCCGGGAACTGGTGGTGCGCACACTGCTCACCTACCTGGAGCTGGACGGCTACATGCGGGCGCTGGGGCACATCTACACCAGCTACACCCTCACCCCCAACAAGCCCTCCTCCGAGATGCTGGCTCCCTTCGACGAGGCGCGCCGGGCGTTCCTGAAAAAGGTGCTCGCGCGCTGCAAGAAGAAACGCAACGGCAGTTACACTCTGGACGTGGAAGAGGCCGCCCAATCCATCGGCGAGCCACGCGAAAGGATCCTGACCGCCCTGGAATACCTGGAAGGCAAGGGCGACATCGATCTCAAGGCCAGCGGCACGCGCCAGCGTTATCGCGTGGAAAGGCGGCCGGGGAACCTGGAGGGCCTGGCGCGGGAGCTTGAGGTACGCTTCGCCGAACGCGAAGGGCGCGAGCTGGAGCGGGTGCGACAGATGCTGGTGCTGGCCGGGGAGCCGCACTGCCTGACCATGCGGCTACTGGACTACTTCGGAGAGAAAAGTGGGCCGTGCGGGCATTGCGGCCCGTGCTTGGGCGAGGACCCGTGCGTGCCGCCTCCGTTTGCCCCGCGCAAGCCGCGTGACCGGTCGATCACCAAGCTGGACGCCCTACTGGCCGAGAAACTGCCGCAGCTTTCCACGTCCAGGCGGCTGGCCAAATTCCTCTGCGGCCTGTCCTCTCCGGCCACGTCGCGGCTCAAGGACCACGAGGCATTTGGACTCTTCGAGCGCGTCCCCTTCAAGATGGTGCTCGAGATGGCCGAGCGCGTGACATTGTAAATGGCCGTTTGTTCAAAAACAGACCGCATGGCCTTGCTCTTCACCAGGGGGTTGTGAGAGGAAAATACACAGTACACTCAGGCACAGCCATACCCTGGAGAAGAGCACCTTGAGCACCAATATATTCTGGCGGCCATTCCGACACCGGTGCGTCGTGGCGTTTTTGGCCTTGGGCCTGGCAGTCTTGAATCTCGCATCGTCGGCGCCGGCCGTGGACGTCGCCGATCAATCCGCCTGGCGCGACACGGTCAAAAGAATCACCCAGGGTCTCGCCATCCGCTCGGATGAATTGAACGCCACACGCAGGGAGACGGCCGTGCTGCTTCAATCGCTTGAAGCCGACCTGGCCAAAAGCAGCCGCCGCTTCCATCAGGTGCAGCTTCTGCGCAACGTCTCGGGAGATACCCCCTGGGCCGTTCGTTCGATCCTCCTCCAGCTCCAGGACCTTCATGACGACCTGAACCTCAAGGCCCGTCCCCTGGTCCAACTCAAGGAGCAGCTGGTCCGGTCGCGGGGGGACGATCCCTCCTTCCTGGACATCCAGGAAGACATCGCGGCCAAGGATCCCACCTCTTACGAACTTGAGGAACTCAAGCCCACGCTGGAGCGCCTCAAGACCCTCAGGATGGAGGAAGAGGCGGTTCTCAAGGACGCCGACGCGGGCCTTGCAAGCGCGGTGCGACTTCTCGACCGTGTCGCCGCCGCCCAGGAGCGGGAACGAGAACACGTCATCAGGGCGTTGTCCGCGTATTATTTCGAGCAGTACGAATCCTTGCTCACCGCCGCGGGACGGGACACCGCGATGTCGGAGATGCGAACCTGGGCCAACGATTTCCCGCAATTCGCCACCATGCTGATCCGCTGGATACGCTGGGACGAAGCACTCGGGTTCACTTTGACCTGCTTCATTGTCCTGTATTGGATTTTGCCTGGCCTTTGGCGGCGCTCGCGCGGCCAAGGGGAAGGCAGGACGCGCCCGTCACCCCGCAACCCTGGCTGGCTCGTATTCAGTCTTGGATTGGCAGCGGTCATGGCGTTTCGTATCGGGCTTTTCACCCTGAACCAGTTCACCAGCCTGGGAGCCTTGACGCTGTGCACCCTTGGTTTGGTGATTGCCCTGGAATACACACCCGGGAACGATTCCCGGCGCTCCTGGCTTTGCCTGGGATCCCGCCTGTTCGCCTTGTGGACGCTTTTCGCCGCCGGGGCATTGGCCCTGGCCATGAGCGTCCCCCCCACGCCGCTGGGGTTGTATTCAGCCGTTTCGTCCCTCCTTGCGGCATTGTATCTGTACAGATTGAAGACGCACGGCGAAAAGGACGCCCGGAACACCTCGCTCTCCCTGTTGACGGCGCTGCTGATCCTGTTCGCGATGATCGCGCCGTTCGGATTCGGGCCCCAGACACTCATCCTGGGTCAGGCCCTGTTCATGCTCATGCTTACGCTGCGCGCCATGGATGCGGCAAAAAAAAGGCTCTACGAGGCCGACACGACCGAGGATGACAGCCGGAAAGCGCCCGGGGTCTCCGTCATGGCCTACCCCCTGGTCGCGGCCGTCCTGGGTTTTCTGTTCATCCTGTGGGTGTTCATGTTCATCGGCGGTCCGGGATTTTTGCAGCATATGCTTGCCCATAAATGGGCCATCGGCAGCATGTCGCTCAGCATCGAATCCCTGGGCATGATTTTGATCCTCTTTTTCGCCCTGCGGCTGGCCATGGCCTGGATCAAACTGGCCTCGGTCCACACCCGGTTCAAAGGGGAAAGGCTCAATCCCGCGATGGCCCATACGGTCAACGCCACTGTCTCCTATTTCGCCTGGACCCTGTTCATCCTCCTGTCCATCCACCTGCTCGGCGTCCCCCTGTCATCCCTGACCTGGATCGCCAGCGGCCTCTCGGTCGGCGTGGGCTTCGGCCTCAAGGACATCGTCAACAACTTCATCAGCGGCCTGATCATCCTGTTTGGGGGGGCCATCAAAAAAGGGGACGTCATCCAGCAAGGCAAAAATCTGGGCGAGGTCATAGACGTGTCCGTGCGCAACACCACCATCCGCACGCCCGACAACACCATGGTCATCATTCCCAACTCCACGTTTCTGCGCGGGGAGATCATCAACCTGAGCTACCAGGACACCAAGACGCGTCTGACCATACCGGTTACCGTCGTACCCGGCACCAAAGTGAAAAAGGTCATCAAAATTCTGTTGGCGGCCGCCAGGAAGAACGAAAACGTCTTGAAGGACCCGCCCCCGGAGGCGTCCCTGGTCCGCTTCGGCAGGATGGGATTGGAGTTCGAACTCTACGTATGGATCGAAAACTTCCTCAAAAAATTTGAGACGGAAGCAGATTTGGTGACCAAGATAGACCGACAGTTCCAGGACGAAAAAGTGATGCTGTCGTTCCAGGGCGTCAAAATCAAATACAAGCCCAAAGGCAACGAGGAACAGCAATTGGAATCGCAGCGGGAAGCAATACGGGCCAAGCGCAAAAAAGTTCTGAGCCGCGTGCGTCCGCTTCGGAGTGTGTACACGCGCCTGAGATGGAACGTGGCCACGGTCGCGACACACGACACGGAGGATTAGCGCGGCGTCGCGTCCCCTCCCGGCTTGTTCCCGGGTAACTTCTCCGCTATCAACAGGGTAGCATGAACGCATCCGACCTTATCCGTTACACTCCCCTGGCCACGGCCAACCGCCTGCGCATCATCATTCAGGTGCTGGCCAAGCACGGCTTCGACGAACTCCTGGACCGCCTGGGGCTCCGCCGTCTCCCCTTCTGGCGCAAGCCACGCGCCGAGCCTCACGCCCTCCCCATTTGGAAGCGCCTGAAGCTCATCATCGAGGAACTCGGCCCCACGGCCATCAAGATCGGCCAACTGCTCTCCATGCGCCCGGACATGATCCCGGGAGAACTCTGCGACGAACTCAAGACCCTCCAGGAGAACCTGCCCCCCGCGCCCTACCCCGCAATCCGGGCAGCCATTGAGCTGGCTTATTCCCGCCCGCTTGAAGACGTCTTCACCAATTTCGAGCGCGTGCCCGTGGCCACGGCCTCGGTCTCCCAGGTGCACCGCGCGCGCCTAGCCTCCGACGGCAGCCTGGTGGCCGTGAAGGTGCGCCTGCCGGGCGTCTCGGACACGTTGGCCGCGGACCTGGACATCCTGGAATTCATCGCGGAACTTCTGGAGGAGCGCGCTCCCTCGGTGCGGGCCTTCAAGCCCGTGGACGTGGTGCGCGAGCTGCGCAAGAACGTCCGCCGGGAGCTTGATTTCATGAACGAGGCCGTGAACATGCTGGCCTTCAACGAGATGTTCGCGGACAACAAGCGCGTCTTCGCCCCCGCCGTGCACGCCGACCTGGTGCGCCCGGACGTGCTGGTGATGGACTTCATCGAGGGCGAGCGCCTGGACCAGTTCACCGGCTCCGATGCCGAGCGTGCCGAACTGGCGGCCCTCGGCATGGAGGCCGCCGTGCGCCAGATCATGCATGAGGGCTTCTTTCATGGCGATCCGCACCTGGGCAACCTGCGCATCGTGGGCGCAAGCAGGCTCTGCTACCTGGATTTCGGCATGTGCGGCCGCCTGGCCCCGGCCCTGCGTTCGGCGCTTACGGACTGCGTCATCGCCCTGGCCGGGGGCGATCCGGTCAAGCTGACCCGCGTCGCCGAGGAAATGTCCTACTCGGTGCCGCCGGACCTGGACGTCATGAGCCTTGAATCGGACCTCATGTTCATCATCCAGAAGTTTCGCACGCCCTGCGGCGAAGGCCTGCTCGGCCGGCACATGCTGGACGTGACCAACGTCTGCCGCGAGCACGGCCTCACGCCCAGGCCCGACTTCGTCCTGGTGGCCCGGGCCATGCTGGCCACGGAATCGGCCCTCAAGTCCCTGGCTCCCGGCCTGCGCCCAGCGGCGGACCTCTCCGGGCTGGCCCAGGCCTTCTCGATACGCCGCCTGATCCCCGGCCTGTCGGACCGTTCCTTGTGGGCGGAACTGGAGGAAGCAGCCAGGGTCATGGCCGGGTTCCCGCGCCGGATGGATTCGGTGCTGCGCAAGCTCGCGGCCGGGCAGCTCACCGTTGAGCTCAAGCAGCACGACTTCGGCAAGATGCCCGCCACCTTCAGGCTGGTGGGCAACCGCCTCGGTGGGGCGTTGGTGACGGCAGCCCTGGCCGTAAGCTCGGCCGTCGTGTTCAACTCCGGGCTCGGCCCGCACATGTGGGGCATGCCGGTCATCGGCCT
Protein-coding regions in this window:
- a CDS encoding RecQ family ATP-dependent DNA helicase, which codes for MPEPTVSPDIESLLRDAFGFDSLRQGQNEAISRLLNGKSVLAIFPTGGGKSLCYQLPALALPGVTLVISPLIALMKDQIDFLKARGIAAERYDSSLDAQQSREVLGRLRDGTLKLLYISPERLANERFLQTIRRARVSLLAVDEAHCISQWGHNFRPEYLKIARAAKELNIPRVLALTATADRETAADIARAFDINEEDIVHTGFYRPNLELRATPATPGSKKALLLERLRSRPKGSAIVYVTLQSTAEKVAAYLTEHGTPARAYHAGMDTESRNAVQEAFMASDSMVIAATIAFGMGVDKADIRAIYHYNLPKGVESYAQEVGRAGRDGKPSICEMFVCLQDTLVLENFVLGDTPDIESLRSILGELFGGEEPLLLSPPALANRHDIRELVVRTLLTYLELDGYMRALGHIYTSYTLTPNKPSSEMLAPFDEARRAFLKKVLARCKKKRNGSYTLDVEEAAQSIGEPRERILTALEYLEGKGDIDLKASGTRQRYRVERRPGNLEGLARELEVRFAEREGRELERVRQMLVLAGEPHCLTMRLLDYFGEKSGPCGHCGPCLGEDPCVPPPFAPRKPRDRSITKLDALLAEKLPQLSTSRRLAKFLCGLSSPATSRLKDHEAFGLFERVPFKMVLEMAERVTL
- a CDS encoding mechanosensitive ion channel family protein, giving the protein MDVADQSAWRDTVKRITQGLAIRSDELNATRRETAVLLQSLEADLAKSSRRFHQVQLLRNVSGDTPWAVRSILLQLQDLHDDLNLKARPLVQLKEQLVRSRGDDPSFLDIQEDIAAKDPTSYELEELKPTLERLKTLRMEEEAVLKDADAGLASAVRLLDRVAAAQEREREHVIRALSAYYFEQYESLLTAAGRDTAMSEMRTWANDFPQFATMLIRWIRWDEALGFTLTCFIVLYWILPGLWRRSRGQGEGRTRPSPRNPGWLVFSLGLAAVMAFRIGLFTLNQFTSLGALTLCTLGLVIALEYTPGNDSRRSWLCLGSRLFALWTLFAAGALALAMSVPPTPLGLYSAVSSLLAALYLYRLKTHGEKDARNTSLSLLTALLILFAMIAPFGFGPQTLILGQALFMLMLTLRAMDAAKKRLYEADTTEDDSRKAPGVSVMAYPLVAAVLGFLFILWVFMFIGGPGFLQHMLAHKWAIGSMSLSIESLGMILILFFALRLAMAWIKLASVHTRFKGERLNPAMAHTVNATVSYFAWTLFILLSIHLLGVPLSSLTWIASGLSVGVGFGLKDIVNNFISGLIILFGGAIKKGDVIQQGKNLGEVIDVSVRNTTIRTPDNTMVIIPNSTFLRGEIINLSYQDTKTRLTIPVTVVPGTKVKKVIKILLAAARKNENVLKDPPPEASLVRFGRMGLEFELYVWIENFLKKFETEADLVTKIDRQFQDEKVMLSFQGVKIKYKPKGNEEQQLESQREAIRAKRKKVLSRVRPLRSVYTRLRWNVATVATHDTED
- a CDS encoding ABC1 kinase family protein; translation: MNASDLIRYTPLATANRLRIIIQVLAKHGFDELLDRLGLRRLPFWRKPRAEPHALPIWKRLKLIIEELGPTAIKIGQLLSMRPDMIPGELCDELKTLQENLPPAPYPAIRAAIELAYSRPLEDVFTNFERVPVATASVSQVHRARLASDGSLVAVKVRLPGVSDTLAADLDILEFIAELLEERAPSVRAFKPVDVVRELRKNVRRELDFMNEAVNMLAFNEMFADNKRVFAPAVHADLVRPDVLVMDFIEGERLDQFTGSDAERAELAALGMEAAVRQIMHEGFFHGDPHLGNLRIVGASRLCYLDFGMCGRLAPALRSALTDCVIALAGGDPVKLTRVAEEMSYSVPPDLDVMSLESDLMFIIQKFRTPCGEGLLGRHMLDVTNVCREHGLTPRPDFVLVARAMLATESALKSLAPGLRPAADLSGLAQAFSIRRLIPGLSDRSLWAELEEAARVMAGFPRRMDSVLRKLAAGQLTVELKQHDFGKMPATFRLVGNRLGGALVTAALAVSSAVVFNSGLGPHMWGMPVIGLCGFALAGLLGIFLTFKMFRDT